The genomic region TATCAAAGATTGGAGTAATATTAGTTTATATATTATATTGCAAATTAAGCTATTCAGAATATATATGTTATTATTTCAGTGTATAAGTGATATGGTTCAGGGTCTATCTGCGGATAGCAGGATACACGGTAGCTGGCAGGTAAAACGCTACAGGTATATGATCGAGGTATGACTGTACTGGAATAATTAAAGAGGTGATGCATCATTATCGGATCAAACATCAATGAGAGATATTATGGAATACTACAGGGTTATGTTTCCTCACATGATGAAAAATATCTTCTAAGGTCAAGAGATCTTGGTTCTGAATTTGTAAGATATGGTGTCCCACCTGATGAGATTGTTGAAATGCATGAGAGGACGGTAAGGAAGCTAACAGGCAATCTTTCCTCAAAAGATATTATGCAATGTGCATTGCTTGTCTCAGTTCCTCTTGTAGAGGTCATGGTGGCTTATGGACTTGCTTTCAGGGAACTTGTAAAGGAACTTGAAGTCAAATCCCGGGAATTACAGCATTCTAATGAACTCAAAGAGTTGTTTGCAGATATAATGCGTCATGACCTTTTGAATCCTGCTTCTCAGGTAGATGGCTTTGTCTCTGTTCTGCTTGAATGTGAGGATGATTGCACTAAACGGTCAATGCTTTCCAATATTCATAAGAGCAATAGTAATCTCATTTCAATGATCGATAAAGCTGCAGAATTTGCAAAGCTGGATTCCGTTGATGAACTTGACTTTTCAGTACATGACCTGGCTTTAATTCTTAGGGAGGTTACGGATAGTTTTGCTTCGAAACTGGAGGGAAATAACATGACTATGAGCCTGGAAACTGAAAGTTCCTGTCCTTCGATGGTAAATCCTGTAATAGGTCAGGTATTTTCAAATCTTATATCCAATTCTATCAAATACAGTCCAAAGGGCAGCCATATGGATGTGAATATCTGTGACGAAGGGGATAAATGGAAAATTACTGTGAAAGACAATGGTATTGGTATTCCGGAAACCGACAGGGACCTTATCTTCACCCGCTTTTCAAGACTGAATAAAGTAAAGAAACGTGGAATCAAGGGAACAGGTCTTGGACTTGCAATCGTCCACAAAATTGTTACTCTTCATAATGGGGAAGTTGGCGTGGAAAGCAATTCTCCTGAACCTGGCAGCACATTCTGGGTACGCCTCAATAAAGTAAAAACAGATTAGTGTTCCCATTCATATTCTCTCATTTTTAACTTTATTTCTGGTATATTTATTCATTTTTGGATTGTAGCGGTGTCATTCCAAAAGTAATATATGCTACACTGCCCATTGCACTACTGTGATTTTACATGGCAAAGATTGGATTCATAAAGCTAGGTAACTTAGGTATGAGCCAGGTCATCGACCTTGTACAGGACGAGATCGCAGCAAGAGAAGGAATTACCGTCCGTGTATTCGGAACCGGTCCTAAAATGGGTAAAGACGAGGCAGCAGCAACAGAAGAACTCAAAAAATTCGATGCTGACTTCTACGTTATGATCAGCCCAAACTCAAGCGCACCAGGCCCAACCGCAGCTCGTGAGATATACAAGGACGTTCCATGTGTTGTTATCTCAGACGGTCCAACAAAGAAGGACGACCGTGCAGCACTTGAAGAAGCTGGCTTTGGTTACATCATTATGACCGTTGACCCACTCATCGGTGCAAAGACAGAATTCCTTGACCCTGTAGAGATGGCATCATTCAACTCAGATGCAATGAAAGTCCTTTCAACCTGTGGTGTTGTAAGACTTATTCAGGAAGAACTCGACAAACTCGCTGCAATGGCAGATGAAGGTAAGGAACTTGAGCTTCCACACATCCTCGCAAAGCCAGAGAAGTGCATCGAGAGAGCAGGATTCAACAACCCATACGCAAAGGCAAAGGGTCTCGCAGCTCTGCACATGGCTGACATGGTCGCAAAGATCAACTTCCCAGCATGCTTCATGATGAAGGAGATCGAGCAGGTTACACTTACAACTGCAGCAGGTCACGAGATGATGCGCGCAGCAGCACAGCTGGCAATCGAAGCAAGAGAGATTGAGAAAGCAAACGACAGTGTCTTCAGGCAGCCACACTCCAAGAAGGGCAATCTGATGACAAAGACAGCTCTCTACGAGAAGCCACAGTAAGTACCTCTAAGGTACTTTTCTTTTTTTTATGGATACTCTTTCTGCGATACTGATCGGTATTGCTCTCTTTGTTGCATTTGTTCTTCTTACTGCCTATTTCATGAAGTCAACTTTGTACATGAATATGCAATCAAAAGTTGAAGAAGAAAACAGTGAATCTGAAAAAGACGAAGATGATGTTAAAAATAAGAGTGGGAATTAGTTCCCATTAAATAACTGATTTTAAAACCTGATTTTGTTATTGTTTTGGCTCTTCCTTGGCTCTTGGCATTGCAATGATTTCTCTTACCTGGTTGCCGAAGAAATCAAAGGAATGTGCGGCTCTGAGGA from Methanolobus tindarius DSM 2278 harbors:
- a CDS encoding ATP-binding protein; translated protein: MNERYYGILQGYVSSHDEKYLLRSRDLGSEFVRYGVPPDEIVEMHERTVRKLTGNLSSKDIMQCALLVSVPLVEVMVAYGLAFRELVKELEVKSRELQHSNELKELFADIMRHDLLNPASQVDGFVSVLLECEDDCTKRSMLSNIHKSNSNLISMIDKAAEFAKLDSVDELDFSVHDLALILREVTDSFASKLEGNNMTMSLETESSCPSMVNPVIGQVFSNLISNSIKYSPKGSHMDVNICDEGDKWKITVKDNGIGIPETDRDLIFTRFSRLNKVKKRGIKGTGLGLAIVHKIVTLHNGEVGVESNSPEPGSTFWVRLNKVKTD
- a CDS encoding F420-dependent methylenetetrahydromethanopterin dehydrogenase → MAKIGFIKLGNLGMSQVIDLVQDEIAAREGITVRVFGTGPKMGKDEAAATEELKKFDADFYVMISPNSSAPGPTAAREIYKDVPCVVISDGPTKKDDRAALEEAGFGYIIMTVDPLIGAKTEFLDPVEMASFNSDAMKVLSTCGVVRLIQEELDKLAAMADEGKELELPHILAKPEKCIERAGFNNPYAKAKGLAALHMADMVAKINFPACFMMKEIEQVTLTTAAGHEMMRAAAQLAIEAREIEKANDSVFRQPHSKKGNLMTKTALYEKPQ